In Candidatus Binatia bacterium, one DNA window encodes the following:
- a CDS encoding alpha/beta hydrolase: MPEYSERFFRSGSLRIHFRDWGDPRLPPLVIVHGLRDHSHSFDGLARGLLDRFRVLALDLRGHGDSETTPYYHFGHFLLDLHNLIRALRLERPVIVGHSMGGEIAATYGGCFPDVPSALVVIEGLGPPPPDMEEEVAWTIDGFRRVDQALAGQRGLDDLEAAYRRLRERNPRLSEEKARELALLGTRAREDGKLEWKFDSMLTTMALTGPFNLEYSMAFWRRITARTLIVHGAESGEFWRSKPGAIYLEPDDLQRRLACFRNARFVEIPGAGHMVHFDRPDDLLREIRSFLAQD, encoded by the coding sequence ATGCCGGAGTACAGCGAAAGGTTCTTTCGCAGCGGGTCGCTGCGGATCCACTTCCGCGACTGGGGCGATCCCCGCCTGCCGCCGCTGGTCATCGTGCATGGGCTTCGCGATCACTCGCATTCCTTCGACGGGCTCGCGCGCGGTCTCCTCGACCGCTTCCGCGTGCTCGCGCTCGACCTCCGCGGGCACGGCGACAGCGAGACGACGCCGTACTACCATTTCGGCCACTTCCTCCTGGATCTGCACAACCTGATCCGGGCGCTGCGCCTCGAGCGTCCGGTGATCGTCGGACACTCGATGGGCGGCGAGATCGCCGCGACCTACGGCGGCTGCTTCCCGGACGTGCCGTCGGCGCTGGTGGTGATCGAGGGCCTCGGGCCGCCGCCACCGGACATGGAAGAGGAAGTCGCGTGGACGATCGACGGCTTCCGCCGCGTCGATCAGGCGCTCGCGGGCCAGCGCGGCCTCGACGACCTCGAGGCCGCCTACCGACGGCTACGCGAGCGCAACCCGCGGCTCAGCGAGGAGAAGGCGCGCGAGCTCGCGCTGCTCGGCACGCGCGCGCGCGAGGACGGGAAGCTCGAGTGGAAGTTCGACTCGATGCTGACCACCATGGCGCTCACCGGGCCGTTCAACCTCGAGTACTCGATGGCGTTCTGGCGGCGGATCACGGCGCGCACGCTGATCGTGCACGGCGCGGAGTCGGGAGAGTTCTGGCGCAGCAAGCCCGGCGCGATCTACCTCGAGCCGGACGACCTGCAGCGCCGTCTCGCGTGCTTCAGGAACGCACGCTTCGTCGAGATTCCGGGCGCGGGGCACATGGTGCACTTCGACCGCCCGGACGACCTTCTGCGCGAGATCCGCTCGTTCCTCGCGCAGGACTAG